A genomic stretch from Myripristis murdjan chromosome 12, fMyrMur1.1, whole genome shotgun sequence includes:
- the uap1l1 gene encoding UDP-N-acetylhexosamine pyrophosphorylase-like protein 1, with protein sequence MLSLQEVKLCLEDAGQSHVLQFWPELSKEERARFLLELSQLDLKGLQDHCDGAAKAAASPSTKLDGNIEPVLPEFIGSTQKSDTNTLASWESEGILQISQNRVGVLLLAGGQGTRLGVQYPKGMYDVGLPSGKTLYQIQAERIHKIQELADLKHGSKCTVPWYIMTSEFTLDPTEKFFKEHHYFGLEPSNVIMFEQRMIPAVTFDGKVILQSKGKIAMAPDGNGGLYRALVDNKVLEDMERRGVEYLHVYCVDNILVKMADPVFIGFCVSKGADCGAKVVEKRHPSEPVGVVCRVGGVHQVVEYSEIQPETAKLRGPGGELVYSAGNICNHFFTRAFLHEVAQKFEVQLKQHVAIKKVPFVDGCGNQVKPDKPNGIKMEKFVFDVFPFSRNFVVFEVVREDEFSPLKNADGAAMDTPTTARASLLAQHSRWARAAGAALLDQHGNTLPPTARVTGESSPSAQCEISPLVSYFGEGLERLLKGKTLPTPFLLDEKRVKELQAL encoded by the exons ATGCTCTCCCTGCAGGAGGTGAAGCTGTGCTTGGAGGACGCGGGACAGTCTCACGTCCTGCAGTTTTGGCCAGAGCTGTCCAAGGAGGAGCGGGCTCGGTTTCTGCTGGAGTTGTCCCAGCTGGATCTGAAGGGATTACAAGACCACTGTGATGGTGCTGCAAAGGCTGCAGCCTCACCGTCAACAAAACTGGACGGAAACATAGAGCCAGTCCTTCCGGAGTTCATTGGCAGCACTCAGAAGAGTGACACAAACACTCTGGCCAGCTGGGAGAGTGAAG GGATCTTGCAGATCTCACAGAATCGCGTTGGAGTCCTGCTGCTGGCCGGTGGTCAGGGGACCCGTCTTGGTGTGCAGTATCCTAAAGGGATGTATGATGTCGGGCTCCCGAGCGGCAAAACCTTGTATCAGATCCAGGCAGAGCGCATTCACAAAATCCAAGAGCTGGCAGACCTAAAGCATGGCTCCAAATGCACTGTCCCTTG GTACATAATGACCAGTGAGTTCACTCTGGATCCCACTGAGAAGTTCTTCAAAGAGCATCACTACTTTGGTCTTGAGCCATCAAACGTCATTATGTTTGAGCAGCGGATGATCCCTGCTGTGACCTTCGATGGAAAGGTCATCCTGCAGAGCAAAGGGAAGATAGCGATGGCCCCAG ATGGAAATGGTGGTCTGTACCGCGCTCTGGTGGACAACAAGGTGCTGGAGGACATGGAGAGAAGGGGTGTGGAGTATCTCCATGTCTACTGTGTGGACAACATCCTGGTCAAAATGGCCGACCCAGTCTTCATTGGATTCTGCGTGAGCAAAGGGGCGGATTGTGGAGCCAAG GTGGTGGAGAAAAGGCACCCCTCAGAGCCGGTGGGTGTGGTTTGCAGGGTGGGCGGGGTCCACCAGGTGGTGGAGTACAGCGAGATCCAACCGGAGACGGCCAAACTCAGAGGACCCGGGGGAGAGCTGGTCTACAGTGCCGGAAATATCTGCAACCACTTCTTCACCAGGGCTTTTCTGCACGAGGTGGCACA GAAGTTTGAGGTCCAGCTGAAGCAACACGTGGCGATCAAGAAAGTGCCCTTTGTGGACGGCTGTGGCAACCAAGTGAAACCTGACAAGCCCAATGGCATCAAGATGGAGAAATTTGTTTTTGATGTCTTTCCATTCTCCAG GAACTTTGTGGTGTTTGAAGTGGTGAGGGAGGACGAGTTCTCCCCCCTAAAAAATGCGGATGGGGCAGCCATGGACACTCCAACGACGGCCAGAGCCTCCCTGCTGGCCCAACACAGCCGCTGGGCCCGGGCTGCTGGGGCTGCTCTGCTGGACCAGCATGGAAACACTCTTCCTCCCACAGCCAG GGTGACAGGGGAGAGCAGTCCTTCAGCACAATGTGAGATTTCCCCGCTGGTCTCCTACTTTGGAGAG GGCTTGGAGCGGCTGCTGAAAGGGAAGACTTTACCGACTCCCTTCCTTCTGGATGAGAAAAgggtgaaggagctgcaggcCCTGTGA